GGTAATTTGAAAATATTGATGGCAGAGAAAAGCAACCAGCCAGTGAGTGTGGCAAATTATAGTCTTATGTTCACACGATCAAAAATCTGTCATGTTGTGTACAGTTGGAAAGAAACTCATGTCCCCCTGCTCTAAGTATTTACCTctgattattgttgtttttgtgatgtTTGCATTGGTTATAACTGTAGACCCTTAGCCCATTTCATGTTTGATTATTCTTGAATATATATTGGTCCCAGCTTTACTTAAAAGTCTTAAGAACTAGTATAGGATGCCTGTCCAGATGACAGTTAACAACAAGGTTTAAATGTGTTCCTTTTAAATTGGGTTCCCTTTTGAACAGTGTGATTAGGGTATGTGTTTCAGCATAACAGAAGTGAGTGTTCATGGTGCAATTAGTAGCGAGAATTAGCTCCAAGAATGCACTTGATTTAGTGCTGGGAATCTTACAGTGGAGACGTTGTTATGCTTATGGTGCTGTTACATATACCACAAAGTAGCAGAACTGTATGTAAAGGCAATATTCCCCAAAATTTTGTGTATCTAAGTTTTTAGATATGTGGGGGATAgtggaaaatattaaaacaataggtACACTGTAGTTTTCAGGAAGAATATTTAAATGCAGAGCACGTCATGTTTTACAGAGAGCCACTAGAGTCTTTAACAATGAGAGTAAAAATGACAGCATGCAAGTGATTTAACTGAGGAGGCTGCACCCTGCAAAGGGTACGCTCTAAAAAGGAAAGCTGCTGTTCAGTTGTGAGGaggaaaaagtgaaaatgtggaagGACATTTGAACAGAAGGGACTGTTTGCTTCTTTATAATAATGTAGCCACAGTTCTTGAAGACTGAATTTAAACACATACCTTGAATCAGTGTCACTTTTGGTAGTGATTTCATGAGTGGAGAGATGAGCCAGACTTTAGTTTAGACAGTGACTTCAAGGTGGCAGATGGAGATAATTGAAGAAAGAGGTGTTAAGAGATGCAAGGTGATGACCATAAGAACAGGTAAATGTACATgggtctacttttttttttttttttttactttagtgcACTTCTATAAAAAAGTCAGAAGCTTTGCGGTAAACATGTTATGTTCTCAAATCAAGGCACCATAAAGTGGCACTTTGGTGCAAGGTGATTAGCCCATGCGAGTAAGAATTTTTCTGTACTCTGTACAGATGGAATAATTTGTTCATGAGTGTACTAGAGGCCAGCCGATTAATCACAGAGCCGACCTAATTGGCCTATAATTGGGCTTAATAACCTAATCAGCATGCGTAGAAGTGACACCGATCATGCACCAGCATTTCGAGTGGAAGTGTGTCAAAATGCATAGGATTTAGTGCGCATACAAATGGCATGATCCTAAAGTGGAGTTAAGTGCATTTGAGAAATCCCCACATTTCATACAGTAGGTAAGctatatttgttcttttttacacaATGCCAGTATGCCCCAGTGTTTTCTAAGCTTAACTAGAATATATTTAACCATAGCCAGAGAACaatcagttttttctttacacaatagTAAAATCTACTCTTCCATTTCAAAAGCACTTGCGCCACAGGTAATGAACATAAATTCTTAGACTTGTGTGTGTTATTCGCATTAAAAACAGATTGCATCTGAATGTAGCTCAGTGGCTGTAGTCTTTGTTGGCACATTACCGACAGATTTTGTAAATTAACTGAATGGGCTGCATAAATATGTGTATCTGCTCTTGTTTTTGttaaagttggaaaaaaaaatttacaagtataGTGCTTGATCCTTAATTACTATTCTGTTTGTGTAACGAATTGACAACATGTTACAGTAGATGTATGTTATCATTAACAACTTTTGAAAGGCAGTCATTCAAAGTATAAACTACTGTGTGGCTATGTAGGCTGTAGACTACTAgatagataagaactttatttatcccgagggaaattcttttgtcatatacatgctcagtgcaacaagaggaataaagataataaggtagtaaagagttaaaaagatcagtagtaatagtgcaaacagaataacaaaataactctaaacaaagtaacaaataactataacaataactataactaatagtttgtattataactatataactaatttgtgcaaagcaacaaacaactataactaaaactataacagatataataaaacaacagattattagtgcaagtggttatgaaaagtgacttaatGTTTGTGCCATAAATAAATGAGATAGCAAcatgtgatgatgggatgaaacaaacattcagtaacatacagatgagtaaataaaaaaccgaatgagacctaatgacaaaaattctgaaaaagatcacctacagaatgaggaagagttatacagtcttattgtcacaggtagaaaggatttcctgtgacgttcggttctgcatttggaggcaatgagtcttttgctgtgtgtgctctgatgacccatcaaggaggcgtgcatggggtgagaggggttgtccatgataccgagaagctttttcagcattctccttTCAGACACCTTCACcaggttctccagtctgacaCTCAGAacagaaccagcctttttaatcagcttgtttagcctgttggcatcagctgtcttcaccccaCTGCCCCAGCACACAGCTGAAAAAAACACTACGCTCTCTACCACAGAGTGATAGAACATAGTCAGCATTTTCCTACAGACATTGAAAGACCTGAGCCTACTATTCTCAGCATGCAAGGTACTTACTTGGGGGAAAGGAGATATTGAGCTATTTTAGCATTCAGACTCTGAAGTATTAGACAAAATTTTTCTACCAACAAATAAAGACCCTTTTTATTATCAGATTGTATAGGGctgtcaaattatacaaaaaaattggctaaatattatatttgaatatattcaaacataggtTAAAAGCTTCAAGTGCTACTACATGTACATTTGTACTTAATGTGCCCTTGTATGCTTCATGATTACTAATGGTTTATCTTTTCTTTGTTTGTGatgcatcttcaaagcatgcAGCGCTTATAACTTGTGCAATGATGCAGTCTTGACTTGAATAACACTGCCCATCACACAAACAGAATTTTCTGTGCATGGAAAGTGACatgatcaaagaaaaatgtggatCCAGGACGCTTCACATGCCTGTATGCATATGTGAATCCAGTATAAAATCACTCACGATTACTTAAACATGTTAAACACACTCGTTACCTTAATCCCACACACACTCTGCTCTGCGTCTTTCTGATCCGTGACTGCAAAAGATGCAAAGTCACTGCccatatatgtttattttatataagttgaGGCACATTGAGTAAATTTGTGCTTCACAAATGGAGTTACTTAATATACTaaattatatattgtaatgaCCTTTCACTTTCATTAACAGCAACTGAAATCTACTGTTCACTAATATACAGCAAAATTTTGAAACAAATCACAAGAAGCATAGGTAGATAAAGTGCAGTTAAGCCTGATTTGATAAGTTTGCAGAGCAGAGCATTGGCTGAGCCACAAGCGCTGCCGTGATCCAGTGTTCAAAGAATAACATATAAGATTAAACTAAACAGGATTCTTTTCCCTCTTTACAGATTCAGCgaaaatataacaaatgtatccttaatacttttttcattacatttttgtttactacgatttttgcttaatggtttaaatatataaaataacagcaaATCAGTGGGTTTTACGTTCAAGAGTGAAAAGAAATAGGATCAGGAGCAAAACAGAACTTTTAGAATGCTGGAGAAGACCTTAAAATCTGCTGTTAGTATCCCTGTTTTCCGAAAAGCAGAGCAGTGACATGGAAAAATGTGTCCATTTTATAAATGACAATACAAGGACTaattcaaaatgataaaaatgcagatagtGGAAGTGATGTGCCAAAATACATAAGTATTGCGGCAAGGCATTTCTGGAGTAACACAAAGCCAAGATTTATCTGAAGGCACTACGGAAGAACTACAGTACTATCTGAAAAAACTCTTAATAGATCAGAGGTCCGGCAACTCTTTTGGGTGGTGGAGCCCCAATTTAACTCCCTTTAAGTACTTTGCTGTTCAGACAAAGCAATATTTTGTTTGTTCACCATCATCAGTACCCAGTGAGCAGGTGTTCAGAACAAGAGGAGTTCTCTCTGTGCTATAATGGCAGAGAAGATGTGCTTCCTAAATTATAACCTCCCTTTACTAGAATGGGAGTATTAGcttaattatgttactcatattAGCTGGTCTTTACAATAATTGAGTTATTgctatatttattgttttgtaaatcGCACATAATTTAAGAATATGTTCTGGTTTCACAATTTTGAGTATTGTCTTATTTATATTCATGAgttatattgttatatatactgttatttatttttatgatttttctgaATAATTTTTGATTGATACTTTTTTGtactaattaaaatgtaatttgtatgcatattttgatataaaaaaatttgtttgaatattttagtacttttttttttgagccagAGGGATGGGCTATTTATCAGCCAATAATATCAGATGTTGGATGTCACAGAATGATGTGCTATCGGAATTGGTATTGGTGGCAAAAATTTCTGATTGCTCAGGCTCTAGTGTACATGATTCATAAACTTGCTGTACATACAAAGGATGTTCTGAGGTTGAATGTTCAGttctttaaaattgtatttatcaaAAAAACGATTGTCGAGTTCTTTTAGTGTTTGGCGAGACTCTGAGCAAATTAAATAATCTTTTATAAACTAGTAAaatcaaacacttttttttattccagaattgaagttttttttttttctttgtaggtgACCTACCAGTTGAAAATCCCCTGCACAGCCCTTTGTACAGTGTTAATGTTGAACCGTTCACTGAGTAAATTACAGTGGTTttctgtctttatgttatgtggaGGCGTAACGTTAGTCCAGTGGAAACCCGCAGAAACGTCTAATGTGCAGGTAATATAAATTAAATGGTGTGCTCAAGTTAATTTTCTGCTTAAGTACATTTTTCTACACATTTATAAATGcaaaattgatttgatttaagCATCAACATTGTGAACTAATAAAATGAAGATGAACAAAGTTATCATTATTGTGAATTCTACAAGTGAATTAACCTGACTAGGGAAGTACATCTCACATGCTGTTTGTATCTCTCAGCTTTTCAATTAACATGTAAGAATAAATTGTTATAGTTTTAAAAAGGGCATATACTTTAGAACAATACGAATATTCACATTGTGAGTGAAATTGGATGGCAAATCatagattttaatgaatctgcaTAGTTGAAAACCATGTTGGGTCTATAAATTGTTTACAGGGATTAAAACATGGCTTGAAATAAGCTCTAGATAGAACTTTCTTTGTCtcccaggggaaatttggctttttacagaggctcaataaataaatgattattattatattacgacaatcaaatacacaccagaataactaaacaGAAGGAAAACCTCTGACTTTGATGATGActtctttaaaaatatgttaagtgGCATGATTATGAAGActggataaaaataaatgaactaaaATAAATGAGTGGTAATTCTTACACAGCATGTGTGATGTTTAGTAGGActtgtgtgcaaaaaaaaaaaaaaaaaaatccacagtgcTATTGAAAAGTTTGTGCACCCCTCTGCGATTGCATGATAATTTGCTCTTTCTTCATAAGAGAAGATCACAGCAATATGCCATTTGTAAAAAGAGAAATGTAGACAAGGGGATGTTTATCAGATCAAAATTCTCAGTGTAGCATTATTgacttgtatgaaatgaaatataatgtaaaaaatggGATGTGTAAAAGTTTCGGCACCcttttaattgcattaatttgAAGACCTGTAGTCATTTAATGCTGACAGGTTGCAGCACAGAATTGCTTTGATTAGCTGTATAGACCTTAAACTACAAAGACAGATGCAGCCAATTATGAAAATGATTATTTAACATAGGTAATTGCTAGTTGTGCTTGTTCTTGGTTCTCTCTTAGAGAATGGCAACATGGGGACCTCTAAATAACTCTCTACTGACCTAAAAACTAATATAATTCGTCATTATGAATTAGGAGAAGTGTACAAGACATTATTACAAAGGTTTGGACTGTCTGTCTCCACAGTCAAAAATGTAGTTAGGAAATGGAAAGCCACAGGAACAGCCCTTGTGAAGGAAAGATGTGGTAGAgcaagaaaaatatttgaaaagcacAGCTGAACCCTGGTTAGAATGGTTACAGATGAACCACAGACCACCTCTAGAGAGctacaagaacatctggctgctgaTGGTGCCATTGTACATTGTTCCATACTCCAGTGCACTTTTCACCAGGAAAGCTCGGTGGAAGGATGATGCgcaaaaaaaaagccttttctgAGTACTTGCCACAAGAAGAGTCGCATGAGGTATGCAAAAGCACAGCTGGACAAGCCAGAAACATTTTGGGAAAAAATACTTTGGACAGATAAGACTAAGGTAGAGTTATTTGGTTACAACCATAGGCTCTATGCATGGCGAAAAAAACACACATCATTCCAGGAGAAGAACTTGCTGCCTActgtaaaatttggtggagggtccatcatgttatggggctgtgtggctaccATAGGTACTGGAAACCTTGTTAAAACTGAGGGCTGCATGAATTCCTCCCAGTATCAGCAGATTCTTGACAAGAATGTTCAAGAGTCCATCACAAAGTTGAAGTAACGCCGGGGTTGGGTGATTCAGCacgacaatgatccaaagcacCGTTCAAAATCTATCAAGGAATTCATGCAGAGGcacaagtacaatgttctagaatggccatcCCAGGCCCCAGAcctgaacatcattgaaaatgaatgaattgatttgaagcagactgtccatacTTGGAAGCCATCAAATCTAACTGAACTGGAGTCATATTGTATGGATGAATGTCCAAAGTACCACCAGCCAGAATTCAGGGACTTGTCAgtggctataggaggcatcttaCAGGCTGTTATTTCAGCAAAAGGAGGCTCTACTAAATATTAAAGGGATTATTTCTTTGGGgcacccaaatttatgcacctgcctatttttgtttaaatgcacaTTAAATTGGTTCTGTTGGTCCAATACAAATATTTCACTACTGAAATGTTGCTGTTTTTCCATAAggtataaaatatgttaaaatgatgttgctgcctcaaaagcttagtAAGTTATAAATTGATGCAGTGATTTTTATCAGGGGTGCTGCCCAAACTTTTACAAAgcacagtaaataaatgaaatggtGGGTATatagaaaattgttaaaaaattatattatatgaaCATCTGTGTTTCAGGGCAAGCACATGAAATACAAAGTAAATATATCTTGTACAAATGTGGTGAGGCTCTTTATAAGTGATGCTAATGTTCAATGTTAAAGCTGCAATGCcatctttataataaaaaatgtttgcgTTGAGTGAAGCTGAATTGCTTTGTGGCTTGCAAAATGCAGAGCACCAAAGGGGCACCAACAAAGTTATTCAAAACAAAGGAGAGTTactaaatttaaacttaaagCCCTCTagcattttgaaaatgtgtttgtttttttgcatttgctgCGTAGAGTTTGAAGAATTAAACTTATTGCAGTGTAAGGCGAATACTTTGTGTATTTAAACTGCATAAATGCAGAATCTGCTAAAGTTACGCTTATTAATCCATTTGAAGATTAATCACAGTCtatgaatttaaattgttttaaatttctaCTTGCAACATGCACTGTGTGCTCATGTTTTTAAGTAAAAAGGTATTTTATGAATTAATTCTTCATCAGTATTAAGCACAAACATTGTGTGCAGTCTCCGGGCCATTTATTATTTGAACATTCAAGTTTCTAACTTAGTCTAGTAAACTTATCCATTATGTTAAAATAGTGATGAGTATTTCCAGTTCAGCAGATGGCCCATGTTAACTGAACATTTAATGATCTTTCTTCAATGAAAGTAACAGCTGCAAAATAGCTTATGCAGCAAATCCTTCTTACTAGTGTTAAATTGCACATGTCCAGTTGTAATATGCTCAGACCTctgtgatccatccatccatccatttcccaacccgctgaatctgatcacagggtcacgggggtctgctggagccaatcccagccaacacagggcacaaggcaggaaccaatcccggcagggtgccaacccaccgcagcctctgTGATCctacatattaaatattatagtTTAATCAGTTGTACAGTGTAGCTTTGCTTTCTTCCTTATGGTTGACAGCTGTTTACCTATATTCTGTCTAAACACTTTTGCATGTAGGACTAAGGGTAAAAAGGCAGTGGAATAATTTTCTGCGATTTTAATAAATCTCACAGCTTATTCTGTACTCTGAAATTCTATAGATCATCCAGTGTTAGTAACtgcaatattatataaaatttgcagaaatgtattaaaaaaacaaaaaaaaaaacaaaaaaaaaaaaagtttgtttagtTACTTTAAGTACAGATATATGTGGTtgttcagtgtttgatttttagCTCTTACTTTACACAACAGTCAGCAAGTGTATTTTATGAGAACACTTGAGCTTAATTCTTAGGCATTTATGAAGAAGGTATTTTTTTTGTGacgttattttcttttcttcaagattgaACAGAATCCCTTTTTGGGCTTTGTATATATTGCAGTTGCTGTCCTATGCTCTGGATTTGCAGGTAAGTTTAAATTTgacatcgtttttttttttcagcatttgtgtgtttggaggCCTTTAATTGCATGCAGCTCAGGTTATATTTTATTAGTGTCTTTAGTACAGACAGGATGTATGatcattggaaaaacaaaattgtgtatCATTTGCCTGTATACTAATGCCAAAATGTGtgaaatgcaaatgtaaaaaaacacatttgtgaaACTTAATTTATCTTTTCATAATGTATGGTTTTTAAACAGTATTAaggcaaactatttttttttctttatccagtGGTATGAATATGTGGTTCTGAAGTGCCACCATGGTTACTGGTTTTATTGAAAACTTTCCTTTAATGAAACATGCCATTCCTGCTTGTTACAAAAGATAGACTCAAAATTAAGTTAGTCCACAAATTGGCCAGCTCAGAAGCTCTATTTGGTAGcactgatgtaaaaaaaaaaaaattactggtaTGTGTAATGGTAGTTTCATCAAGATTTCCATGTAATGTTCACTGCATGAATTTTAAGTTTAAACACTACATGATAAAAGTCAAAAATACATACAGACATTCAGCATTCACTGGTTCCAGACTTATGTTGTTAGGATATTATCCCATTTATAATGCCCATTTTTCACTGTGTGCTTTGGTTCCTGATTTGTGCCCATTCCTACACTGATAGGCCCAGTTTCCATGAACCTCAAATGAATTTgccaggttagaaaatgaacagtTGTTAGTTGAACCTTGCACTTTTGTCTCAGCTTTGGTGCTTTTAATAGTAGAATTCAGCgtactgttttaaaattcatCTGAGAAtgagtatacagtaaatgtatttggGTGTTTGAGCACCAGTTGTTCTTAGCAATTAACAGTAGAAAATATATTAAATCGGGGCAGTAAATGGCAGAACAGTTGGGAAAGATTGGGCTGTAAATTAGATTGGTTGTTATTTGACATATGGTATTTTTCTTACCAAGactatttttaaacattaattatCATCCAGATAGAGTAACTAGCGTTTCTGAAAACCTGGCTTTTTAAAACCCGACGATTCCGGGTCCAATATTTTAGAAACCCGGCGAGTCCGGGTTGGATTTGTGTCCAAattcattgtattaaaaaaatccgAATTTTACATTTGATACAAAAGGTTTATTATCTACATAAagtttacaagtattttttttattagctctaatataataatatttaaggaACACCAAAGCATTAAGAGACTTATCCCCCAATGCCGATCTAAGTTTGGTGCAAAAATTTGCAGACACCGAGAATGTTCTTTCATTATCTGTTGAAGTAGGTTTCACTGTGCATAGCGCAGAAAGTTCTGTCTGTTACTAACTTGTAGGGGGTAAAAGGCATTTTATAAAATAGCATTGTCTAtgactaagcaaacactaatatgaatttaacttaaagcattacttTCTAGGTTGGCTCTTATACTGTTTTCTCGTGCACTTGTCTTAAGTTGATGTGACTGGCCTATTTTTTGGGACTTCAATGGCTTTGTTGATGCTCTTAGAACGATCAACTTCTATTCTAGTGGCTGAGATGGTTATCCCATCAACCGTCCTCTGAACAACTGGATGTCACAGTGTTTCAGTTACTGTACAGCAGCTCACTATCTTGCAAGATGCCTACCAATTGTTGAATAATCGCTTGAGCCTGATATTTCAAGACATTGCCAGATTAGAACCAATTGTAAACTAGTATAACTTGTTCTCTAATTTGGATCGCTGACCTTCTTCAAGTACCGtgtttaaatcttttattttgtgatatgGCATAGTTTTCACTGATGAAATATGCTTACAGTGTGCCTCTTCAATTTATGTTGAAGCAACATTCAATTCACATAAGCGGTGACtttgtaaattacaaaaatgtaatttgttctctaattttgatcGCTAGTGTAGTAtacttattgtttttatttgtttttaaatgtgtttccCTGATTCTTTCTAAGGTGTGTACTTTGAGAAGGTCCTCAAAAGTTCTGACACATCTCTGTGGGTGCGAAACATCCAAATGTATCTGTCGGGGATTATTGTGACCCTTGCAGGAGTTTACGCGTCTGATGGAACTCGGGTTATagaaaaaggttttctttacGGCTATACTCCATGGGTGTGGTTTGTCATATGTAAGTATATCtaatttaataaaatccctgtgaatatcatattttttattgtacagaaaatccaagcaaaatgacaccttttattggctaactaaaaagattacaatatgcaagctttcgaggcaactcaggcgccTTCACTTTCCAGCATGTAACTGTTTTAAGACACTAGAAATGTGGTTGAATTACTTTTAGGCCATAACAGCCCATAATatctcatttactgaaatcaaaTTCACAGCTTACATATCATTTGGAAGCTTTGTTTTGTGCTGCacgatggactggcattccaccCAGTGaggtgttcctgccttgagctaaACACTGCAGGAAACGGCTCTTGTAAActctatatcttcttcttctttcagctgctcccgttaggggttgccacagcggatctgtAAACTTTATATAATAGCACCAAAatgattgttaatttatttatgtattcattattcATTGATTTGTAGACACATTTGTAAAGCTGTGTCATCCACTTTCCTTTTAGCAACTTTTGTTAATGTGTTTGTCCGCAGTTCTGGCAAGTGTTGGTGGCCTTTATACGTCTGTGGTTGTGAAATACACGGATAACATTATGAAAGgattttctgctgctgctgctattgTTCTGTCTACGGCTGCTTCAGTGATTCTTTTTGGATTACAAATAAGTAAGTAGCAAACAAAGTTTATTCAGAAGTTGTTTATAATAATACTACAGGTGATTACAAATTATAGAGTCATTCTGCCAATTGTAATTATAAGGGTTTCCCTTTGGGCTATTACGAATTATACTTTTTAAGTCACTCTGTAAGCCACAGGAAAATGTGTTCCATTTTAGTTATTTTACAATCCATGAATGTTGAACTTGAGCAAACACAACAGATCAGGTGGGTTTTTCGCAGTCTAGTCTAAATTCAAAAATATGCGTAATGATTATTCATAATTTAATGGCTTAAATgaataatagtttttacagtggTTAGATTTCATTTCCATCTTGTATCAGAATGAGTACAGTGGAGTCTGGCTGCCATTGTAAATGGGGGAAAATTAGTCAAGGTCTACCTGCCTACTTATAGGTTTATATTGTgacatgtacagaatacatttACTTAGTCTGTTTTGAGCgtaatgctgctggaatagactctgcaccatgaattgaattaagtgggttaaaCATATACAAAGTCTTCTCTTTTGTGTTGCTATTTAAGCATGTCTCTACTTTTGATTCCTCATTTCACCCCATGGCTGCATACTTCCAACTTCTCCATGTCTCAATGATATCCACATTTGACTGATACGTTAGTCTATGTTAGACCCTATGTTGGGTGActgcatgtgtgtaaataagtgtGCCCTGATGGCAGAATAGCTACTGAAAAACAATGACACTACATATAGAGACACATGAGGCGTGACTCCTATGTGAAATCTAACTTTATATATGATACGCTACCTTCACTGTtcgtttatctgtccaggatttaattcacctgtagctcgcaaactgtttgacctattgacctgaaatttggtacacgtatactatgtgacgtctactatacgcttttggggtgatgattgacctccaaagttattcctgtttttattattttattttattgtagaatcaactctcggcagtggccagcacctaccacctttgccgtcacttcccctacctcttcatatcctaaatcattcttgaggcagattgaagacttaagtgccagcttaagtgaaaaattaaggaaaacataggtccgctagggtggagaaaagaacagctgctcaagaagcagaagcacatcaacctctgagcaagcaaatgctaaacgtacagagaaagagtatgaaaattaggaatgctcaagtcaagtgtattcactgcacgttattgtgcagtgtgccattactggttgtAAATAATGGGCATAGCTGATCAAATTTTCTACAACTGGACTGAACCTCTACTTAAAATCAATCTACATATCTTAAATGTGAATGCTCAGTGTACATGATAACTGTAAACCAATTGTAAATAGTGTATAGCACACCAGGGCATTAATGGTGTTCTATGTAACACTGCACAAATCAGAAACATCTCTTTATCAACACACAATAGCATTTTTTTGAGCTGTGTGTGTAAATGTTGGTAGTAGGTAGTCTTATTGGGCTGTTGATGTTTTGTACGTGTTCATTGTTATGTGTAGAAGTGTTACATAGTTTTAATCATCACTTGTTTTAACAAGGTGTCCGAGACATGTCACTTATTTGTTAGAATTGTTTATTTGCAAATTGGCATGCTCATGACACAcataatactgtacatagaacaaacaaactgtttcagtgatttttttttttgtctttcttttagctTCCACCTTTGCATCTGGTGCTCTGTTGGTATGTGTTTCCATATACATTTATGGCTTACCAAAGCAAGACACCACCAAACTTGTGACAGATACCGACGTAAAGAATACAAAGGAGAAGCTGATTGCCGTGTGAAGCTAACAAACAGCACATCCTTCTCTAAGACACTGAAGACTTGCGCTTAAATATCATAGGAATGGATATTTATACACGAGATACTGTTGATTATAGGTGGGAAGAAGCACTTTCTTCTCATgactaaaaatgtttataaagaaaatttgtatcagtattttttaagaaaaaaacttgAAAGGTGTAacacctatttaaaaaaaaaaacattt
The sequence above is drawn from the Erpetoichthys calabaricus chromosome 3, fErpCal1.3, whole genome shotgun sequence genome and encodes:
- the slc35a1 gene encoding CMP-sialic acid transporter, which gives rise to MAKEPVSMFFKLYCLTVMTLVAATYTVALRYTRTVSTEMYFSTTAVCITEVIKLFLSVIILAKETSSLGRLVASLRENVCGNPKELLKLSIPSVVYAVQNNMAFLALSNLDAAVYQVTYQLKIPCTALCTVLMLNRSLSKLQWFSVFMLCGGVTLVQWKPAETSNVQIEQNPFLGFVYIAVAVLCSGFAGVYFEKVLKSSDTSLWVRNIQMYLSGIIVTLAGVYASDGTRVIEKGFLYGYTPWVWFVIFLASVGGLYTSVVVKYTDNIMKGFSAAAAIVLSTAASVILFGLQITSTFASGALLVCVSIYIYGLPKQDTTKLVTDTDVKNTKEKLIAV